A single window of Cytobacillus dafuensis DNA harbors:
- a CDS encoding ABC transporter ATP-binding protein, with protein sequence MRFPVKKFFSYYKPYLTIFLTVLACAIIVSALTLVFPLLVRYITKDVLEGDLSTALGEVYWIGGLMLVLAVIQNIGNCFVDYKGHEIGARMESDMRRELFTHMQKLSFSFYDKEKTGQLMSRITNDLLLLSELYHHGPEDYIKYLVRFLGAFVILFFINAPLTITVFCFLPFLGVFSLYFNKKLNKALRENKERIGDINAQVEDSLSGIRVVKSFANEHVEIEKFNRENKRFLDSRKKTYKAEAYFYNGIETFIQLITITVIIFGSTRIVNNTLDLADLITFILYINYVIEPIQKLTHMTTQFQEGITGFQRFMEIMNLEPAIKDKPNAKTLQEVQGEIEFKKVSFRYNDDLDNVLVNLSLRVQQGEYVALVGPSGAGKTTLCSLIPRFYDVTVGDVLLDGINVRDIELQSLRKTIGIVQQDVYLFSGTVMENIRYGNPAASDEEIIAVATYANAHEFIMSLPKGYHSEIGQQGVKLSGGQKQRLSIARVFLKNPPVLILDEATSALDNESESIVKESLESLAKGRTTIVIAHRLSTIRNAGRIIVLTEDGIVEQGTHDALLARDGAYAHLYSKQFEYQT encoded by the coding sequence ATGCGTTTTCCAGTAAAAAAATTTTTCTCATATTACAAACCGTATTTAACGATATTTCTTACGGTATTGGCGTGTGCCATAATCGTATCTGCTTTGACTTTGGTGTTTCCGTTGCTCGTTCGGTATATTACGAAAGATGTTCTGGAAGGAGACTTGTCCACTGCGCTAGGTGAAGTGTATTGGATTGGTGGGCTGATGCTTGTTTTAGCGGTGATCCAGAATATCGGGAACTGCTTTGTAGACTACAAAGGACATGAAATCGGGGCGCGTATGGAAAGTGATATGCGTAGAGAGCTGTTCACACACATGCAAAAGCTTTCCTTTAGCTTTTACGATAAGGAAAAGACAGGTCAGCTTATGTCTCGGATTACAAACGACCTGCTGCTGCTTTCCGAGTTGTACCACCACGGTCCAGAAGACTACATCAAATATCTCGTTCGATTTTTAGGAGCGTTTGTCATTTTGTTCTTTATTAACGCACCCTTAACGATTACCGTATTCTGTTTTTTACCATTCTTAGGTGTCTTTTCATTGTATTTTAATAAGAAGTTGAACAAGGCATTAAGAGAAAACAAAGAGCGAATTGGTGATATAAACGCACAGGTGGAAGATAGTCTATCAGGAATTCGGGTAGTAAAATCGTTTGCTAACGAACATGTAGAAATCGAGAAGTTTAACCGAGAAAATAAACGTTTCCTCGATAGTAGAAAGAAAACGTACAAGGCTGAAGCTTACTTTTACAATGGTATTGAAACATTTATCCAGTTGATTACGATCACGGTGATCATTTTTGGGAGTACCCGTATTGTAAATAACACTTTAGATTTAGCGGATTTGATCACTTTTATACTGTATATAAACTATGTGATTGAACCAATTCAAAAATTGACTCATATGACCACGCAATTTCAAGAAGGAATCACTGGCTTTCAGCGCTTTATGGAGATCATGAATTTGGAGCCGGCAATCAAAGACAAACCAAATGCCAAGACCTTGCAAGAGGTACAAGGTGAAATTGAGTTCAAAAAAGTTTCCTTCCGTTACAATGACGATTTGGACAATGTCTTAGTAAACCTGTCACTTCGTGTACAACAAGGGGAGTACGTTGCGTTAGTTGGTCCGTCTGGTGCAGGAAAAACTACCTTATGCTCGCTCATCCCTCGCTTTTATGATGTAACAGTTGGGGACGTTTTACTAGATGGGATCAACGTCCGTGATATCGAACTGCAGTCACTAAGAAAAACAATAGGTATCGTACAGCAAGATGTGTACCTTTTTTCGGGAACGGTGATGGAAAATATCCGTTACGGAAATCCAGCAGCGAGCGATGAAGAAATCATAGCGGTAGCCACGTACGCCAATGCCCATGAGTTTATCATGAGCTTGCCAAAAGGCTACCACTCCGAGATCGGCCAACAAGGTGTCAAACTGTCTGGTGGTCAAAAACAGCGTCTAAGTATCGCACGCGTCTTCTTAAAGAATCCGCCAGTTCTCATTTTAGACGAGGCAACAAGCGCGCTAGATAATGAGAGTGAAAGCATCGTCAAGGAATCGCTAGAATCGTTAGCGAAAGGGCGTACAACCATCGTCATTGCCCATCGCCTTTCCACTATCCGCAATGCCGGGCGGATTATCGTATTAACTGAGGACGGTATTGTGGAACAAGGTACGCACGATGCGTTACTTGCACGCGATGGAGCGTATGCACACCTTTACTCTAAGCAGTTTGAATATCAAACATAA
- a CDS encoding DinB family protein — translation MSHAKDVLVDQLLANANDPSFYVPFSESVANLSEEEAFWKPNDESNSIAEIVQHLLYWNETWQKRYEKSHVNAVAPIDDNNKSFIVPENKRFADLKECLLEVLLHWQDLLTEEKVESEVNGFPVTANWWGIMGNISTHNAYHIGQIVYIRKQLQKGWKTNIK, via the coding sequence ATGTCCCATGCTAAAGATGTTTTGGTCGATCAGTTGTTAGCAAATGCGAACGACCCCAGCTTTTACGTTCCGTTTTCGGAATCAGTAGCAAACTTGTCAGAGGAAGAAGCGTTTTGGAAACCCAATGATGAAAGTAACAGTATCGCTGAAATTGTGCAACATCTACTTTACTGGAATGAGACATGGCAAAAGAGGTACGAAAAATCTCATGTGAATGCTGTTGCGCCAATAGATGATAATAATAAAAGCTTTATTGTTCCGGAGAATAAAAGATTTGCTGACTTAAAAGAGTGCCTCCTAGAGGTTCTGCTTCATTGGCAGGATCTACTAACAGAAGAAAAGGTAGAAAGTGAAGTGAATGGTTTCCCAGTGACTGCAAATTGGTGGGGGATAATGGGAAATATATCCACGCATAACGCTTACCATATTGGACAAATTGTTTACATCCGAAAACAACTACAAAAAGGCTGGAAAACTAATATTAAATGA
- a CDS encoding IS110 family RNA-guided transposase: MNPVIGLDVSKGESQVQAFLDKGKPYRKSFSVKHTLDGLDSLLDFLKEVTIASEGMKPSVILESTGPYHSPVVQFLDEQDYVYIMVNPLVSHRSRSANLRKVKTDPVDAYQLCELFYKEELEPHRKRGIQLLNLRNLTRQQEAIVGVSSQTKLQLQTLLDQVFPEYRGVFGALYSRVSLNVLNTFPTSESVLKVSKSALIDIISSLCKSRSNQWAEEKAEKLIEAAERNPFQHNMYDSHIFNLKILINIVLQYEEHLSKLAAEIDALAEELEEYKIIQSIPGIGEKIAATIISEIGEIERFNHPKKLVAFAGIDPSVYSSGRFTATKNKITKRGSSRLRRSLYMAVRCGIRDTRKQKTTDEIIARNKKLREFYDKKRDEGKPFRVAVIACVNKLLHWIYALLKSKTTFQDIA, from the coding sequence ATGAATCCAGTGATTGGTCTGGATGTTTCAAAAGGAGAGAGTCAGGTTCAAGCCTTTTTAGATAAAGGAAAACCTTATCGTAAAAGCTTTAGTGTAAAGCATACTTTGGATGGTTTAGATAGTTTATTAGATTTCTTAAAGGAGGTTACGATAGCATCAGAGGGGATGAAACCTTCGGTTATCTTGGAATCAACTGGTCCTTATCATTCCCCTGTTGTCCAGTTTTTAGATGAACAAGACTATGTGTATATTATGGTGAACCCTCTTGTGTCTCATCGCTCACGTAGTGCCAATCTTAGAAAGGTAAAGACAGACCCTGTAGATGCGTACCAACTTTGCGAGCTATTCTACAAGGAAGAGTTAGAGCCTCATAGAAAAAGAGGAATTCAGTTATTAAATCTAAGAAACCTCACCAGACAACAGGAAGCAATTGTAGGTGTCTCATCGCAAACAAAATTACAATTACAAACTCTATTGGATCAAGTATTTCCTGAGTATCGAGGTGTTTTTGGAGCTCTATATTCCAGAGTCTCTTTAAATGTCCTTAATACATTTCCTACATCAGAGTCTGTATTAAAAGTATCAAAGTCAGCGTTAATCGACATTATTTCATCCTTGTGTAAGAGTCGATCAAATCAGTGGGCTGAAGAGAAAGCAGAGAAACTTATTGAGGCGGCTGAAAGAAATCCATTTCAACATAATATGTACGACAGTCACATCTTTAATCTTAAGATATTAATCAATATCGTTCTTCAATACGAAGAGCACCTATCGAAGTTAGCAGCTGAAATAGATGCCCTCGCTGAAGAATTGGAAGAATATAAGATTATCCAATCTATCCCTGGTATCGGAGAAAAAATTGCGGCAACAATCATCTCAGAAATTGGAGAGATAGAAAGGTTTAATCACCCTAAAAAGTTAGTTGCATTTGCAGGAATAGACCCTAGTGTTTACTCTTCTGGTCGATTTACAGCTACAAAAAACAAAATTACTAAACGAGGATCTAGCCGATTAAGACGATCTCTATATATGGCTGTAAGATGCGGAATTCGTGATACCAGAAAGCAAAAGACAACAGATGAGATCATTGCAAGAAACAAAAAACTACGAGAGTTTTATGATAAAAAACGCGATGAAGGTAAACCATTTAGGGTTGCAGTTATTGCTTGTGTGAATAAGCTCTTACATTGGATCTATGCCTTATTGAAAAGCAAAACAACCTTCCAAGATATAGCTTAA
- a CDS encoding serine hydrolase domain-containing protein, which produces MGQSNKGFSETGLHKIRNVLARHVDSGKIPGVVALVSRNGETHVKALGTMRHDGGAPMRRDTIFRMASTSKPVTMAAMMILLDECRLRLDEPVDPWLPELANRKVLKRPDGPLDEAVPARRPITVRDLLTSTFGLGVDFELLNSPIRAATFEKTDYSVASGPAPEPDEWMRRLGELPLSYQPGERWQYDLSNEVVCVLVARVTGQPLETFLRERILDPLGMKDTGYHVPADKIDRLPPLYGPDPQTGEFLVWDEAAGGRASHPPAFQGCALVSTVDDYHAYFQMLLNHGMHGSERILSRTAVELMTTNRLTPEQQAARDTMYRNIGHASHGGWGFGMAVRTYRGDYASIGQFGWDGGTGTTVYADPDKQLTGILLTQVGMSNADSQHLIQDFWTTVYQAIED; this is translated from the coding sequence ATGGGACAAAGTAACAAAGGCTTCTCCGAAACAGGGCTGCACAAAATACGCAACGTGCTGGCACGACATGTCGATTCCGGGAAGATTCCTGGGGTCGTCGCCTTAGTCAGCCGGAACGGTGAGACTCACGTCAAAGCGCTCGGCACGATGCGCCATGATGGTGGTGCGCCGATGCGCCGGGACACGATCTTCCGGATGGCGTCTACATCCAAACCGGTCACGATGGCGGCGATGATGATCCTGCTCGATGAGTGCAGGCTGCGGCTGGATGAGCCGGTAGACCCGTGGCTGCCGGAACTCGCCAATCGGAAGGTACTGAAACGGCCCGACGGCCCGCTGGACGAGGCCGTGCCGGCGCGGCGGCCGATCACCGTACGGGACCTGCTGACCTCCACGTTCGGGCTCGGAGTGGATTTCGAGTTGCTGAACTCCCCAATCAGGGCCGCGACCTTCGAGAAGACCGACTACAGCGTGGCATCCGGGCCGGCACCTGAGCCGGACGAGTGGATGCGCCGCCTTGGCGAGTTGCCGCTGTCGTACCAGCCCGGGGAGCGGTGGCAGTACGACCTCAGCAACGAGGTAGTCTGCGTGCTTGTCGCAAGGGTCACGGGCCAGCCGTTGGAGACGTTCCTGCGCGAACGCATCCTTGATCCGCTGGGGATGAAAGACACCGGTTACCACGTGCCCGCCGACAAGATCGACCGCCTGCCGCCCCTCTACGGGCCCGACCCGCAGACCGGAGAGTTCCTTGTGTGGGACGAGGCGGCAGGCGGACGGGCCAGCCATCCTCCGGCGTTCCAGGGCTGCGCGCTGGTCTCCACCGTCGACGACTACCACGCCTACTTCCAGATGCTGCTGAATCACGGTATGCACGGGAGCGAACGGATCTTGTCCCGGACCGCCGTCGAGCTGATGACCACTAATCGCCTCACGCCCGAGCAACAAGCTGCCCGGGACACCATGTACAGGAACATCGGCCATGCGTCGCACGGCGGTTGGGGTTTTGGGATGGCGGTGCGCACCTACCGTGGCGACTACGCGTCCATCGGCCAGTTCGGCTGGGACGGCGGTACCGGCACAACGGTATACGCTGACCCGGACAAACAGCTCACCGGAATCCTACTGACCCAGGTCGGGATGTCCAATGCGGATTCGCAACATCTTATCCAAGACTTCTGGACCACGGTCTACCAGGCAATCGAAGACTAA
- a CDS encoding sensor histidine kinase, which produces MNIIQSLMTRYLFLILFALVLFPLIPAIYYSHLLFNQVLYDPEEIEDIWKREAAQLDGQEEEVIHHHLQSIKNKYPKAEIFWINGSGESRFIGNRSADMPENWTFTDSLVFMEESKFHVDTYLQNKDPQKIYTITALIGNDPRQGVMVFQVPITDTNLGSITLDLPFVIFFISICGAFLLISWFFFFNIRKRLVKLQFAMSETGNEGIPDEVVIRKMDEIGRLEGAFNKMINQLKCSREREKKEENLRKQLIANISHDLRTPLTVMRQHVYSVKKYPKSSTEIESLQIVENKLDDMDKMINNLLSYTLLSAGKHPIDMRDTDILDEVRKVIAEWYPIFEEYKFEIDIDLPEKSLIWKVDPIWFKSILDNLIQNVTRHARSGRYIGIQAVERFGSTSIVIKDKGGGFGQESENKGAGIGLSIVSLMMTEMNLDWEISTSSDGTSIYLGMKT; this is translated from the coding sequence ATGAATATCATACAATCTTTAATGACTAGATATTTGTTTCTTATTTTATTTGCTTTAGTCCTTTTTCCTCTTATTCCTGCCATTTATTATTCTCATCTTCTATTCAATCAAGTATTGTATGATCCAGAAGAAATAGAAGACATATGGAAACGAGAGGCTGCTCAATTAGATGGTCAGGAAGAGGAGGTAATTCATCACCATCTTCAGTCTATAAAAAATAAGTATCCAAAGGCTGAGATTTTCTGGATAAATGGAAGTGGCGAGTCTAGATTCATCGGAAATCGGTCTGCCGATATGCCTGAAAATTGGACATTTACCGATTCCCTTGTATTTATGGAGGAAAGCAAATTTCATGTGGATACGTATTTACAAAATAAAGACCCTCAAAAAATATATACCATTACGGCATTAATAGGAAACGATCCCAGGCAAGGGGTAATGGTTTTTCAAGTTCCGATCACTGATACAAATCTTGGTAGTATTACTCTAGACTTGCCATTTGTGATATTTTTTATCTCCATTTGTGGAGCTTTTCTATTAATCTCTTGGTTTTTCTTCTTTAATATACGCAAACGGCTTGTTAAGCTTCAATTTGCTATGTCTGAAACGGGAAATGAAGGGATCCCTGATGAAGTCGTGATTAGAAAAATGGATGAGATTGGAAGGTTGGAAGGTGCTTTTAACAAGATGATCAACCAGTTGAAGTGCAGCAGGGAGAGGGAGAAAAAGGAAGAAAATCTTAGGAAACAGCTAATCGCTAATATATCTCATGACTTACGAACACCTTTAACAGTCATGAGGCAGCACGTATATTCCGTAAAGAAATACCCAAAATCCTCTACAGAAATAGAATCACTTCAAATTGTTGAAAACAAACTAGATGATATGGACAAAATGATCAATAATCTTCTTTCTTACACACTTCTTTCAGCTGGTAAACATCCAATCGATATGCGAGACACGGATATATTGGATGAAGTTCGGAAAGTTATAGCGGAATGGTATCCTATATTTGAAGAGTATAAGTTTGAAATAGATATTGATTTACCGGAAAAATCACTGATATGGAAAGTAGACCCTATTTGGTTTAAAAGTATTTTGGACAACTTAATTCAAAATGTCACTCGACATGCTCGCTCAGGACGATATATTGGAATTCAAGCCGTGGAACGATTTGGATCAACCTCCATTGTTATTAAGGACAAGGGGGGTGGTTTTGGCCAAGAATCTGAAAATAAAGGTGCTGGAATTGGACTTTCAATCGTTTCGCTCATGATGACGGAGATGAATTTAGATTGGGAAATTTCCACTTCTTCAGATGGAACAAGCATTTATTTGGGAATGAAAACTTAA
- a CDS encoding response regulator transcription factor, with product MKLTILHIEDDQEIGSWVSKFLTDCGNEVIWITSGQEAMKHMERADLVILDIMLPGLDGYTIGQRLKQKYPNTPIMMLSARTSMEDKLQGLTFADDYMTKPYHPDELAARIQVLVRRLGIVSPEIIQVMHLRIDQKANRILNTISKTDIVLTGKQFHIFMYLLDHLNQILTKKQIYEAVWGDPYIEGDKTLMVHIRLLREKIELDTSKPQIIETIRGIGYRLRS from the coding sequence ATGAAGCTAACTATTTTGCATATAGAAGATGATCAAGAAATTGGTTCATGGGTAAGCAAATTTTTAACAGATTGTGGAAATGAAGTCATTTGGATTACATCTGGTCAAGAGGCAATGAAGCATATGGAGCGGGCTGATCTTGTTATTTTAGATATTATGCTGCCTGGTTTAGATGGATATACAATCGGTCAGCGTCTGAAGCAGAAGTACCCGAATACGCCAATCATGATGCTATCGGCAAGAACTTCAATGGAAGATAAGTTACAGGGACTCACATTCGCGGATGACTATATGACAAAGCCGTACCATCCTGATGAGTTAGCTGCACGTATTCAAGTATTAGTAAGGCGATTAGGAATTGTTTCACCGGAAATTATTCAGGTCATGCACTTGCGAATTGATCAGAAGGCAAACCGTATTTTGAATACAATTTCGAAGACAGATATCGTTTTGACCGGGAAACAGTTTCATATATTTATGTATTTATTAGACCACTTGAATCAAATATTGACGAAAAAACAAATCTACGAAGCGGTGTGGGGAGATCCATACATTGAAGGGGATAAAACATTAATGGTTCACATACGCCTCTTGCGTGAAAAAATAGAGTTGGACACAAGCAAACCGCAAATTATTGAAACAATCAGGGGGATTGGATATAGGTTGAGATCATGA
- a CDS encoding DUF3995 domain-containing protein — protein sequence MQKANINKISTTSRVNFFERFECFTKSAVWPAYVGCFSAFMYAVFVRFYHAAGGTIGMPGEMKDLTAIYMGMYIAGLAIMFCGFILIALIKPWSRIVPQQVPLIGGRKIHPLIVLTPTLVGAAFLIAHGVSGMITRALQLAGIITIDFPGFVEVDVRDLALWDLVFYEPWFSFLGMMAGLTAAHYAQASGVRQFSFRRGTVLYLIIVFLLTAFFASSMIFNFSDKFSF from the coding sequence ATGCAAAAAGCAAATATCAATAAAATATCAACAACTTCTAGAGTGAATTTCTTTGAACGCTTTGAATGCTTTACAAAATCGGCTGTATGGCCTGCTTACGTTGGCTGTTTTAGCGCGTTTATGTATGCGGTATTCGTCAGATTTTATCATGCTGCTGGCGGCACGATCGGTATGCCGGGGGAAATGAAAGATCTCACAGCTATTTACATGGGAATGTACATCGCCGGTCTCGCAATTATGTTCTGTGGATTTATTTTAATTGCGCTTATTAAGCCTTGGAGTAGGATCGTTCCACAACAGGTACCGTTGATTGGAGGCAGAAAGATTCATCCACTTATTGTATTGACTCCCACTCTTGTTGGCGCTGCCTTTTTAATTGCGCACGGAGTAAGTGGAATGATTACAAGAGCGCTCCAGTTGGCAGGTATCATTACAATTGATTTCCCTGGGTTTGTTGAAGTAGATGTTCGTGACCTAGCTTTATGGGATTTAGTATTCTACGAACCGTGGTTTTCCTTTTTGGGTATGATGGCTGGCTTAACTGCTGCTCATTATGCGCAAGCTTCTGGGGTTCGACAATTCTCTTTTAGACGGGGGACTGTCCTTTATTTAATCATTGTTTTTCTTTTAACAGCATTTTTTGCATCGTCTATGATTTTTAACTTCTCTGATAAATTCAGCTTTTAA
- a CDS encoding nucleotidyltransferase domain-containing protein has protein sequence MSFEQCHSINALMSTFNKSWSIEGGWAIDLFMGRETREHKDIEIALFRVDQLYLIEHLKDWDFNKFFKGEFYPWEKEF, from the coding sequence ATGTCATTTGAACAATGTCATAGTATTAATGCTTTGATGTCAACTTTTAATAAAAGTTGGTCCATTGAAGGTGGTTGGGCAATTGACCTATTTATGGGAAGAGAAACAAGAGAACACAAAGATATTGAAATTGCTTTATTTCGAGTAGACCAATTATACCTGATAGAACATCTTAAAGATTGGGACTTTAATAAGTTTTTTAAAGGAGAGTTCTATCCATGGGAAAAAGAGTTTTAA
- a CDS encoding GNAT family N-acetyltransferase, with amino-acid sequence MKTYKFIKDYKNNNNHRLSFNNLAKKTFGIDFEEWYQQGFWNENYICYSYVNNNEVISNVSLNTMELIIDGKIQKAIQIGTVMTDPKYRRQGLAYQLLSKVLADYDHLYDLYFLAADSEAVPLYQKCGFTPNDENQCVIDLKGYQLIDEPLEKCIISPNMMLEIKKQSQPHTNILSARGDEHVLMFYYTLGFRDLVHRPQDDVYTIFKIDGDQLHLYDILSPRKVNLQELVELISPKNVKTVVCHFTPDQPIKNLKVAVDTSSNWMIRTTTNKGFPTLARFPRISQT; translated from the coding sequence ATGAAAACATATAAGTTTATTAAAGACTACAAAAACAACAATAACCATCGGTTATCATTTAACAATCTAGCTAAAAAGACCTTTGGTATTGATTTTGAAGAATGGTATCAACAAGGCTTTTGGAATGAAAACTATATATGCTACAGCTATGTTAATAATAATGAAGTAATTTCTAATGTTTCACTCAATACAATGGAACTGATCATTGATGGGAAAATACAGAAGGCTATCCAGATTGGAACGGTAATGACTGATCCTAAATATAGAAGACAAGGATTAGCATACCAGCTGTTAAGTAAAGTACTTGCAGACTATGACCATCTATATGATTTATATTTTTTAGCAGCTGATTCTGAGGCAGTACCTCTCTATCAAAAATGTGGGTTTACGCCCAATGATGAGAACCAATGTGTTATTGATCTTAAAGGATACCAGCTTATCGATGAACCGTTAGAAAAATGTATTATTTCACCAAATATGATGCTAGAAATTAAAAAACAATCTCAACCTCACACAAATATTTTATCCGCGCGAGGCGATGAGCATGTTCTGATGTTCTACTATACTTTAGGTTTTAGGGACTTAGTCCATCGACCGCAAGATGATGTTTATACTATTTTTAAAATTGATGGAGATCAATTGCATCTATATGACATACTTTCACCAAGGAAAGTAAATTTACAGGAACTTGTTGAGCTAATCTCTCCGAAGAATGTGAAAACAGTAGTCTGTCACTTTACACCTGATCAACCTATTAAAAATCTAAAAGTAGCAGTAGATACATCTAGCAATTGGATGATCCGGACAACCACTAACAAAGGATTTCCAACACTTGCCCGATTTCCTAGGATATCTCAAACATAA
- a CDS encoding SHOCT-like domain-containing protein, whose translation MKDEISRVLTLVEEGKIDKEKASELINILQGKDQPELVTIKKEVPYGNKMLKIRVNSEKGDNVNVNLPINLVKAVLKVGTNIAEKIPEAEKYVKDINIDLLIEAIENELDGQIVDITSANGDKVFVVIE comes from the coding sequence ATGAAGGACGAAATTTCGAGAGTCTTAACGCTGGTGGAGGAAGGAAAGATTGATAAGGAAAAAGCAAGTGAATTAATTAATATTTTACAAGGTAAAGATCAACCAGAGTTAGTGACAATAAAAAAAGAAGTCCCATATGGAAATAAGATGTTAAAGATTCGTGTGAACTCCGAAAAAGGTGATAATGTAAATGTGAATTTACCGATTAATCTGGTAAAGGCTGTTTTAAAAGTAGGTACAAATATTGCTGAAAAAATACCTGAGGCTGAAAAATATGTAAAAGATATTAACATTGACTTGCTCATTGAAGCAATTGAAAACGAATTGGACGGACAGATTGTTGACATCACCTCGGCCAATGGTGATAAAGTTTTCGTGGTGATTGAGTAG
- a CDS encoding DUF2089 domain-containing protein, translated as MAYPLLTNCPVCRKALKITKLQCNHCQTTVENEFEVSRLAALGQEQLHFIEIFLKCRGNIKEVEKELGISYPTVRGKLDEIISTLGYSSQKKPEVDKKKIVSLLEKGEITAEKAIQLLKEGEV; from the coding sequence ATGGCGTATCCTTTACTCACTAATTGTCCTGTTTGCAGAAAGGCGCTTAAAATTACTAAGCTACAGTGTAACCATTGCCAGACAACGGTAGAAAATGAATTTGAAGTTTCAAGACTTGCTGCTCTCGGTCAGGAACAGCTGCATTTTATTGAGATTTTTCTTAAATGCCGTGGAAATATCAAAGAGGTCGAGAAGGAGCTAGGAATTTCCTATCCGACTGTCAGAGGAAAATTAGATGAAATTATCTCTACTCTGGGATATTCCTCTCAAAAGAAACCGGAAGTGGATAAGAAAAAAATTGTATCGTTATTGGAAAAAGGCGAAATTACGGCAGAGAAAGCCATTCAGTTATTAAAAGAGGGGGAAGTATAA
- a CDS encoding FAD-dependent monooxygenase, whose product MKYDFIISGGGIAGLTTAIALQKEGYHVKVLERMKELKVVGAGLGLGANAWKGLAHLGITNDLEMKCNLIKSTKFLDQKGNLISEMDIDRLNRKYGVAYFTIHRADLQKVLIQRLLPGTLEYGKKIINFEQNETGVTVYLEDGKSVEGDALIAADGIHSAVRKKCLPDIKPRFSGYTCWRAVVKVPNKNYVPGEFTETWGSKGRFGIVPLTNDQIYWFACVNAPFQDKDFSAFTTIDLYHLFHNYHSLIPEILKWTPDENLIWNDIIDLKPLSRFAFDKMLLIGDAAHATTPNIGQGAGQAIEDAIILSNVLKKNKNIQDAFCEFEKQRIPKTKKIINLSWRIGKAAQLENRLQIRIRNLVMRILPAKIQENQLEAVFHTDF is encoded by the coding sequence ATGAAATATGACTTTATTATATCAGGAGGTGGGATTGCTGGATTGACAACAGCAATTGCTTTGCAAAAAGAAGGGTATCATGTCAAGGTACTTGAACGTATGAAAGAATTGAAAGTGGTTGGTGCAGGTCTGGGACTTGGCGCTAACGCTTGGAAAGGACTCGCGCATTTGGGGATTACAAATGACTTGGAAATGAAATGCAACCTCATAAAAAGTACGAAATTCCTAGATCAAAAAGGTAATTTGATAAGTGAAATGGACATTGATCGCTTAAACCGTAAATATGGAGTTGCTTATTTTACTATCCATCGTGCGGATTTGCAGAAAGTACTCATTCAACGACTTCTACCCGGAACACTTGAATATGGAAAAAAAATCATTAATTTTGAACAAAATGAAACTGGTGTTACGGTGTATCTGGAAGATGGAAAAAGCGTAGAGGGGGACGCGCTTATTGCTGCTGACGGTATTCATTCTGCCGTACGGAAAAAATGCCTTCCTGACATAAAACCACGTTTTTCAGGTTATACATGTTGGCGTGCTGTAGTAAAAGTTCCGAATAAAAATTATGTACCAGGAGAATTTACTGAAACATGGGGTTCAAAAGGTCGATTTGGCATTGTTCCTCTAACGAACGATCAAATATATTGGTTTGCATGTGTCAACGCTCCTTTTCAAGACAAAGATTTCTCGGCTTTTACAACAATTGATTTGTATCACCTATTTCATAATTATCATTCTCTTATACCGGAGATACTCAAATGGACTCCTGACGAAAACCTTATATGGAATGACATTATTGATCTGAAGCCGTTAAGCCGATTTGCCTTCGATAAGATGTTGCTAATAGGTGACGCTGCACACGCAACTACCCCTAATATCGGTCAAGGTGCAGGTCAAGCAATTGAAGATGCAATCATACTGAGCAATGTTTTAAAGAAGAACAAAAATATACAAGATGCTTTTTGTGAATTTGAAAAACAGCGAATTCCAAAGACAAAAAAGATTATCAATCTGTCATGGCGAATAGGAAAAGCCGCACAGTTAGAAAATCGACTTCAAATTCGTATTCGTAACTTAGTTATGAGAATACTGCCAGCTAAAATTCAAGAAAATCAGTTAGAAGCCGTTTTTCACACGGATTTTTAA